DNA from Oryzisolibacter sp. LB2S:
GGACTTCCTGCAGACGCAGTTCGGCCTCGCGCCCGCGGCCGTGTTTCGCGTGCCCGGCCCGGTGAACCTCGTGCGCCTGTCGCAGCTCGTGGACCTCGCGGGCAATGCGGCGCTGCTGTTTCCCCCCTGGCGCGGGGCCTGGCCCCAGGCCATGGTGGCGGGCATGCCCGTCATGGAGCAGATGCGCGAACGCGACCTGCTGCTGCACCACCCCTTCGAGAGCTTCGACGCCGTGCTCGCCTTTCTGCGCGAGGCCGTCAACGACCCCGACGTGCTCGTCATCAAGCAGACCATCTACCGCACGGGCGCCGACTCCGAGCTCATGGAGCTGCTGCGCGAGGCCGTGCGCCGCGGCAAGGAGGTCATGGCCGTGGTCGAGCTCAAGGCCCGCTTTGACGAGGAGGCCAACATCAACTGGGCAGAGGCCCTCGAGGCCATAGGCGCGCAGGTGGTGTACGGCGTGGTCGGCCTCAAGACCCACGCCAAGATGCTGCTCGTCACGCGCCGCGAGGGGCGCACGCTGCGCCGCTACGGCCACCTGTCCACCGGCAACTACAACCCGCGCACGGCGCGCCTGTACACCGATCTGGGACTGCTCACGGCCGACGAGGACATCACGGCCGACATGGATGGCGTCTTCAACCACCTGGCCAGCCAGAACCGCCCGCCCCGGCTGCGCCGACTCATGCTCGCGCCGTTCCAGCTGCAAAGGCGCATGCTCGAGAAGATCGACCAAGTCGGCCAGGCCGCACGCGAGCGCCGGTACGCGCGCATCGTGCTCAAGATGAACGCCCTGACCGACGAGGCCCTGATGCGCGCCCTGGTGCGTGCCGGGCAGCAGGGCGCGCACATCGACCTCATCGTGCGCGGCGCCTGCATGCTGCCGGCGCAGCTGCCGGGCGTCACGGACAACATCCGCGTGCGCTCGGTCATCGGGCGCTTTCTCGAGCACACGCGGGTGTTCTACTTCGGCGCGGGCGACCATGAGGACCTGTACCTGTCGAGCGCCGACTGGATGAACCGCAACATGCTGCGCCGTGTGGAGCTGGCCTGGCCCGTCACCGACCCCGCGCTGCGCCAGCGCATCATCGACGAATGCCTCACGGCCTACCTGCACGACGACCAAGGCGCATGGCTGCAAGGCCCGGACGGCCGCTACACCCCGCCCGCCTGCACGCCGGACGGCGCGGGCGCGCAGGCCGCGCTCATGGCGCGCTACGCGCAGGCGCCCAAGGCAGCCCGCAAGAAGCGCAAATGATGGACCTCATCCTGTGGCGTCACGCCGAGGCACATGACGGCCGCGAAGGCCAGGACGACCTCACCCGCGCCCTGACGCCGCGCGGTGAAAAACAGGCCGCACGCATGGCCGCATGGCTCGATCGCCAGCTGCCCGACGGCCTGCGCGTCATGTCCAGCCCGGCCCTGCGTGCCGAGCAGACGGCCCTGGCGCTCAAGCGCAAGTTCAAGCGCCGCGCCGAGCTGCTGCCCGGCGGCCTGCCCGAGGACCTGCTCGAACTCGTGCAATGGCCCCGGGCCAAGGGCGCCGTGCTGGTCGTGGGCCACCAGCCCCAGTTGGGCCAGACGGCTGCCCGGCTGCTGGGCATGGGCAGCGGCGCCTGTTCCATACGCAAGGGTTCGGTCTGGTGGCTGCGCCAGCGCCAGCGCCTCGAGCAGAGCGAAACCGTGCTGCTCGCCGTGATGACGCCCAACTATCTGTAAACGCCGTTCATGGCACCCCGCGCTTGCCTGGCGTGGGCCTTCTCCCTCACCCCCACCCTCTCCCGCGTGCGGGAGAGGGAGCATTGGCTGCGCGCCTTTTTCAGTCCTGCACGCCCACGGCCCAGGGCGTGCGCTGCCAGTCCTCGCATTCGTCGCGCAGCAGATGGGCCGACTGGGGATAGGCCGCGGCCCAGCCCGCGCGCGTGCACAACTGCAGCCGCTGGCCGCGGCGCACGAGCTCCATGCCCTGCATGTCGGGCATGCAGCGCGCGTGGCACAGGGCAACCGCCAGGCGCAGGCAGGCAAGCTGCAGCATGAAGCCCGCGTCCTCCCAGTCCAGCTCGAGCTTGCGCAGCTTGCCGCGGTGCGCGCGCACCAGGCGTGCCAGGGCCTCGAGCTCGCCCTGGGCGAAGCCCGCGGCGTCGGTGTGCTCGAGGATGTAGGCGCCATGGCGGTGATAGCCGCTGTGGGCGATGCGGCAGCCGAGCTCGTGCAGCTCAGCGGCCCAGCCCAGCTGCTGGGCCACGGCATCCTGGCCGGGGGCCACCTGTGCAAACAGCCGCATGGCCACGTCGGCGACGCGCCGGGCCTGGGCCTCGTCCACACAGAAGCGCCGCGACAGGGCCGCCACGGCGGCCGAGCGCAGGTCCGTCGCGGGGGACTCGCGGCTCACCATGTCGTAGAGAACGCCCTGGCGCAGCGCGCCCTGGGCGACCTGCAGCTCCTCGATATCGAGCGCGTCGAACAGCGCCCGCAGCACGCACAGCCCGCCGCCGATCACGGGACGGCGGTCGTCCTTGAGCCCGGCGAGCTGCACGCGGCTCACATGGCCCGCGCGCAGCAGCTGCTGCTCCAGCCAGAGCAGGTCCGCGCGCTGAATGCGTCCCGCCGTGCGGCCGCACTGGGCCAGGATGTCGCCCACGGCACCGACCGTCCCCGATGAGCCATAGGCCACGTCCCAGAGCGAGCGCCGAAACAGCGCCTGCACCTCGTCTATCTGCGCCCTGGCGGCCGTCTGGGCGTCCGCGAAGGCGCGCTCGGTGAGCTGGCCCTCGGCAAAGAAGCGCGTGGACCAGGCCACGCTGCCCAGGCGCAGCGAGGTCATGTCCTGCGCCTCGTACTGCCGGCCCAGGATGAGCTCGGTCGAGCGCCCTCCGATGTCGAGCACCAGGCGCCGCTCCTCGGAGGGCGGCAGCAGATGCGACACGCCCTGGTAGATCAGGCGCGCCTCCTCGGGGCCGCTGACGACCTCGATGGGGTGGCCGAGCAGCGCGCTGCCGCGCGCGATGAACTCGTCGCGGTTGCGCGCCTCGCGCAGGGTCTGCGTGGCCACGGCCCGCACCTGCGCGGGGGCCACGCCCTGCAGGCGCTCGGCAAAGCGCTCGAGGCAGTCCCAGCCGCGCTGCAGGGCCTGGGCGCTGAGGTTGCGGTCCTCATCGAGCCCCGCGCCCTGGCGCACGGTTTCCTTGAGGTAGTGCACGCGCTGGATGTAGCCATGCTCGTAGCGGCCGATTTCGAGGCGAAAGCTGTTGGAGCCGAGGTCTACGGCAGCGAGCAATGTTCCTTCTTGCATGGTGTTGCGCCCCCACGGGCGTTGAATGACTCAATGAACTTTGTGGAAGATGTGCCGTGCAGTGTCGGCAATGGCCGTCATCCCAGCGAACGCGATCGAGGTGCCACCGGGTGCGCCACACCCGTCATTCCCGCGCAGGCGGGGATCGAGGTGCGACGCGGCCGTCGTTTCGTCACCGCGGTGGATCCCCGCGTTCGCGGGGATGACGGGGACTGTTGACGGGGACTGGTGACGGAGACTGGTGATGGGGACCGGCACAGGCTGCGGCCAAGGCCGCTGCATCGACACGTTGAACCATGCCGCGCAGGATAGCAGCCCGGGAGCGCGCGCCGCCTCAATACCGCTGCGGCACCAGCATGTCCGGCGGAACCGGGTGGCGGATGTAGTCGGCGTTGCGCACGCGCTCGGGCAGCAGCACCTGGGGGCGCTGCACCTCGGCGTAGGGGAACTGCGACAGCAGGTGGCTGATGCAGTTGAGCCGGGCCTGCTTCTTGTCGTCGGCCGGCACCACCCACCAGGGCGCCTCGGGGATATGCGTCTGCTCGAGCATCGCCTCCTTGGCGCGCGTGTAGTCCTCCCAGCGGCGGCGGCTCTCGAGGTCCATGGGGCTGAGCTTCCACTGCTTGAGCGGGTCGTGGATGCGCCCGAGAAAGCGCAGGTGCTGCTCCTCGTCGGTGATGGAGAACCAGTACTTGATGACGCGTATGCCCGAGCGCACCAGCATGCGCTCGAACTCGGGCACGGAGCGGAAGAACTCCTCGTACTCCTCGTCGGAACAAAAGCCCATGACGCGCTCGACCCCGGCGCGGTTGTACCAGCTGCGGTCGAACAGCACCATCTCGCCGGCCGCGGGCAGGTGGGCCGCGTAGCGCTGAAAGTACCACTGCGTGCGCTCGCGGTCGTTGGGCGCGGGCAGCGCCACGACACGGCACACGCGCGGGTTCAGGCGCTGGGTGATGCGCTTGATGACACCGCCCTTGCCCGCGGCGTCGCGCCCCTCGAAGACGATGACGGCCTTCTGCCGCGTCGATGCCACCCAGTCCTGCAGCTTCACGAGCTCGCCCTGCAGGCGAAACAACTCCTTGAAGTAGGCCACGCGCCGCTCATGGGCCTCGCGCCGGGGCGGGCCGCCGTCCTGGGCGCCCACGCCCGAGGGCGGGCGGTCTTCGATCTCCAGCTCCAGCTCCTCGTCCAGGCCGTCGAGCAGGTCGCTCTCGATACGCTGCAACAGTTCATCGGTGTTGTCGAAGGTCATGGTCGTCTTTCACGTTCACGGGCTGCGCGCAGCGTAGGCAGCGCCTGTGAAAACTTCATGACAGCAGCCTCATGGACCTGCCTTTCACTATTTTTGTGATAGCTGCACGCGCTTGTCTGTAAAGCGCAAATGCCGTTTTTTCCTGTTTGTTTCAACCCCTGAGAGCGACGCCCGCATGTCATACGGCCGTCACAAAGCCTGCCTACAGTCGCCGGCATTCCTTCCACAACCGCAGAGGTTTCCACATGAAGTTTTCCTTGTCCCGCGTTCTGGTCACCGGTGTGCTGTCGGCCTCGGTGCTGCCCCATGCCATGGCCCAGGAAGCCACGGGCGCAGGTGCCAGCTTTCCCGCGCCGCTGTACTCCAAGTGGGCGGCCGACTACCACAAGGCCACCGGCGTGAAGATCAACTACCAGTCCGTGGGCTCGAGCGCGGGCGTCAAGCAGATCGATGCCAAGACCGTGGACTTCGGCGCCTCCGATGCCCCGCTGACCGATGAGGAACTGGCCAAGAAGGGCCTGCTGCAGTTCCCCACGGTGGTCGGCGGCGTGATTCCGGTGGTCAACATCGCGGGCATCAAGGCCGGCGAGCTCAAGCTCTCGGGCGCCGTGCTCGGCGACATCTACCTGGGCAAGATCACCAAGTGGAATGACCCGGCGATCACCGCGCTCAACCCCGGCGTCAAGCTGCCCGACGCAACGATAGCCCCCGTGCGCCGCGCCGACGGCTCGGGCACGACCAACGCCTTCACCAACTACCTGAGCCAGGTCAACCCCGAGTGGAAGGCCAAGGTCGGCGAAGGCACGGCCGTCAACTGGCCCACGGGCGCGGGCGGCAAGGGCAACGAGGGCGTGGCCGCCTTCGTGGGCCGCCTGCCCAACTCCATCGGCTATGTGGAGTACGCCTACGTCAAGCAGAACAAGATGAACTACGTGCAGCTGCAGAACGCGGCCGGCAAGTTCGTGAGCCCGGGCGACGCCAACTTCAAGGCCGCTGCCGCGGGCGCGGACTGGTCGCGCTCGTTCTACCAGGTGCTCAACAACAAGCCCGGCGAGGCCTCCTGGCCCATCACC
Protein-coding regions in this window:
- the ppk1 gene encoding polyphosphate kinase 1, producing MLSFTPPDPLAAAERVEAATVPLQPAELPPPTAATPPAPPAAATPPAPPARLSFLDRDQSILAFNERVFHWAERADVPLLERLRYLCIVSSNLDEFFEVRAAAHSPGPHGTHGPHGENAAGAVTSAAFEALMAHAQSLVARQYRLYNETLTPALAAQGLRIVSHGERNAEQRRWVQDYFQRQVRPLLVPVGLDPAHPFPRVANKSLNFIVRLKGQDAFGRANEVAIVRVPRALPRVIRMPARVAPPKEQLFVLLSSVIRAHLEELFPGREVTEFSQFRVTRHSDLAVDEEDVRNLRTALRQGLQQRHFGQAVRLEVSAGCSRFLSDFLQTQFGLAPAAVFRVPGPVNLVRLSQLVDLAGNAALLFPPWRGAWPQAMVAGMPVMEQMRERDLLLHHPFESFDAVLAFLREAVNDPDVLVIKQTIYRTGADSELMELLREAVRRGKEVMAVVELKARFDEEANINWAEALEAIGAQVVYGVVGLKTHAKMLLVTRREGRTLRRYGHLSTGNYNPRTARLYTDLGLLTADEDITADMDGVFNHLASQNRPPRLRRLMLAPFQLQRRMLEKIDQVGQAARERRYARIVLKMNALTDEALMRALVRAGQQGAHIDLIVRGACMLPAQLPGVTDNIRVRSVIGRFLEHTRVFYFGAGDHEDLYLSSADWMNRNMLRRVELAWPVTDPALRQRIIDECLTAYLHDDQGAWLQGPDGRYTPPACTPDGAGAQAALMARYAQAPKAARKKRK
- a CDS encoding histidine phosphatase family protein, whose protein sequence is MMDLILWRHAEAHDGREGQDDLTRALTPRGEKQAARMAAWLDRQLPDGLRVMSSPALRAEQTALALKRKFKRRAELLPGGLPEDLLELVQWPRAKGAVLVVGHQPQLGQTAARLLGMGSGACSIRKGSVWWLRQRQRLEQSETVLLAVMTPNYL
- the ppx gene encoding exopolyphosphatase, whose amino-acid sequence is MQEGTLLAAVDLGSNSFRLEIGRYEHGYIQRVHYLKETVRQGAGLDEDRNLSAQALQRGWDCLERFAERLQGVAPAQVRAVATQTLREARNRDEFIARGSALLGHPIEVVSGPEEARLIYQGVSHLLPPSEERRLVLDIGGRSTELILGRQYEAQDMTSLRLGSVAWSTRFFAEGQLTERAFADAQTAARAQIDEVQALFRRSLWDVAYGSSGTVGAVGDILAQCGRTAGRIQRADLLWLEQQLLRAGHVSRVQLAGLKDDRRPVIGGGLCVLRALFDALDIEELQVAQGALRQGVLYDMVSRESPATDLRSAAVAALSRRFCVDEAQARRVADVAMRLFAQVAPGQDAVAQQLGWAAELHELGCRIAHSGYHRHGAYILEHTDAAGFAQGELEALARLVRAHRGKLRKLELDWEDAGFMLQLACLRLAVALCHARCMPDMQGMELVRRGQRLQLCTRAGWAAAYPQSAHLLRDECEDWQRTPWAVGVQD
- the ppk2 gene encoding polyphosphate kinase 2 → MTFDNTDELLQRIESDLLDGLDEELELEIEDRPPSGVGAQDGGPPRREAHERRVAYFKELFRLQGELVKLQDWVASTRQKAVIVFEGRDAAGKGGVIKRITQRLNPRVCRVVALPAPNDRERTQWYFQRYAAHLPAAGEMVLFDRSWYNRAGVERVMGFCSDEEYEEFFRSVPEFERMLVRSGIRVIKYWFSITDEEQHLRFLGRIHDPLKQWKLSPMDLESRRRWEDYTRAKEAMLEQTHIPEAPWWVVPADDKKQARLNCISHLLSQFPYAEVQRPQVLLPERVRNADYIRHPVPPDMLVPQRY
- the pstS gene encoding phosphate ABC transporter substrate-binding protein PstS produces the protein MKFSLSRVLVTGVLSASVLPHAMAQEATGAGASFPAPLYSKWAADYHKATGVKINYQSVGSSAGVKQIDAKTVDFGASDAPLTDEELAKKGLLQFPTVVGGVIPVVNIAGIKAGELKLSGAVLGDIYLGKITKWNDPAITALNPGVKLPDATIAPVRRADGSGTTNAFTNYLSQVNPEWKAKVGEGTAVNWPTGAGGKGNEGVAAFVGRLPNSIGYVEYAYVKQNKMNYVQLQNAAGKFVSPGDANFKAAAAGADWSRSFYQVLNNKPGEASWPITSATYILMHKNQDKPAQAATVLKFFEWAYQNGDATADALDYVPMPASVKELIYKSWGEIKDGAGKPVAPAAPVALK